The genomic DNA CGCAAAGGTGAAGGTCGGAAACTCCGCAAATGCGGGAATATCGGCCCCGAACGTTCAGGAAGGGACGACAGTAACAGATAAGACTAAATTTACTACTTCATGGTTCAGGGCGGCTCCTACCAGCAATGTGACTTCAAATATTGATTTGAGAATACAAGGGACTCAAGGACAGTATTCTTATTTTGAGGCTGTCCGCATCTATGAGATTTCTGCAGTTGATTATACCGCTTTGGCCTCAATGACGGGGGAGCAAATTGACGCTAAGTATCCATATGTGGATAGCGTAATGCCTGTACGTAATCCGTATGCGATTCGTTATGGGGAAAATTTGTTGCCGCCGTTCTACGAGTGGCAGAGAATCCATGCAAACGCCAAGATTCTCGGGCCGTACAGCTTGACGCACACTAAGACTGATACGAGCGTAGGAGAATCATGCTCAGCTCCAGTATTGCCAGTGGTGCCTAACACCAGCTACTACTTAAAAAATGGTAGTGCGGGAGTAACCATGAAGGTTTGGTTCTCTGCTGATGGGCTTTCCTTTGCGGAAACCGCAAGCATCGACACAGCAGATGGGACTTTCAAAACCCCTGCATACTGCAATTACATCTTAATCGAAACCTATATAAAAGCAGACAAGACAGGTAAATTCACGTTTACTAATCCTATGCTCAACATCGGCAGCACCGCCAAACCATTCAAGCCACGGGAGGACTGCATGTTGGCGACACAAACAGGCCTGTGTGCTGATCCAGTTACAGGGGCTAATTCCGATACAGTGTTTGAACGTGATGGGCAGTATTTTAAGTCGAAGAAATGGAATGGCATCGTTCTGGATGGGTCATTACCGTGGGTGCTGGATGCCTCTTACACGGGTAGTAAGCAAGTGGCTTTTCCTGTATTGGATGGGGTAGGTAGCAGTGCTATTGTTTGTAAGTATGACGGAAAAATTATAGGAAATGTGCTGGCGCAAGTCCCTGACACTCAAGTTCTACATCCGATACTCAAACAACTGTTTATTACCGTGTCTAGCGCAGACAGTGGATGGGCAGACAGTTACACGCCGACGGCAGACGAGATTAAGGCGTATTTTATGGGATGGAACATGTATTATTGGAACGGTACGTCTGCTGAGATTTTTAATAACCAAGGACCAAAGAGCTGGAGGAAGATCAACGATCATGGATCAACAACTTCGATTTTACCGAGAACGCAAATAGACCCGGGGTTGAGTAAAGACGGTAGGGCTGTGTATTGGGAGCCGTACCAACTCGTATATCAACTAGCAACGCCTACCATGGAGTCTATCGTTAGCGAGGGCAAACTTACGTTTAGCGAGGGATATAATCAGGTCGAAGTCGGTACGGGAATTGTATTACGTGAACGAGCAAACCCTGTGTATTCTTCAGGCGCATATTATATTAATGGACGTACAGATCAGCCGAGTATATTGAGAAACAGAGTCGGAAGGATACTGACCACTTTTGTTGGGGATAAAAAAGACTCGACATGGAGAATTGCGAATGTCAGCACAGAATACCAGGTTACGTACGGGAAAGAGCAGACATATACGTTGGCTACTGACTATATACCGTCCAAATCCTATAGTACAACCTATCTAATGTTAGACAAGTCGCCTATCACCACATTTGCTGGTACATACGTTGCCAACGAAAAAACGTTACTGCTGGAATTGGTAGACAATGTGCAGCAAAATACGGCGCGTGTTTCGGTGCTAGAGAACAAAAAGACTGAGAAGGATGCTCCGAGTTTTATGTCTGTTACGCTTTTGAACGGTTTTGCAGCAACAAGTGAGTCACAATTTTCAGACTACTTACCAGGTATGAATATTAGAAAAGACTCCAACGGAATGGTTTACATCACTGGCTTGGTTAGAAATGGCGCTGTAAGAGGTGTTATTGCTATTTTGCCAGTAGGTTACAGACCTAAGAAGTCTGTTATGTATAGTGTGCCTTACTTCCGTGATACAGGCGGGGATATTGGCGAAGGGGAAAAAACAACCCGTGTAAAAGTTAGCGCTGATGGTACAGTTATGACTTTTATTCCTGTGGTCGTGAACGGTGCTAATGATTGGTTGTCTCTTCACCTGCCGCCATTCCTAGCAGAATAAAAAGGGGGTTAATGTATGAAATTAGTACCTAAAGTAAACACAGACGGCCTCTATCTGGAGGACGAGTTGGTGGATGATGCCTTTTCTGGCGTTGTCCCTTTTTATGTTCCATCTTCGCTCACGCTATCTGATACAAACGAGCAGTTAGACACCTATCAGCCTACCGTTACTAATTCCAACACTGCGGATCAAACCAGTCAGGAAAAAATTCCTGCTGGCTATACCGTTGGTATTCCAGTGCCACCGGGCTTATACCATCCTCGTTTTGATATCCAAAGCTGGCTGAACTGTGAAGCAGAATACAGCGAAAAGCTGCTAGAGGCCCAAAACGCGTATGAGCAACGGAGCAAGGAATCACAAGCTTCATTTCAGAAGCTCCATGATGAATGGCAAAGTAAGCCGGTAAGCGAACGCGGGGAAGAACCTGTATATTCTTCACCACATTTTACAACTCCAGAACGAAAAGACCCAACGACATTCTGGGGTGAAGGATTAAGTGGCGAAGCGATCAAAGAGCTGACACAAAAAGCGGATCAACAGCCAAGCGAGGCAGACCAATTGAAGCAGCGTATTGCAGATCTGGAAGTAACGCTGACCCAACTCATGCTTGGTAACACAGGAAAATAATGTGTACTGACTATTCTATAAGTAGCAAAAATCTATATAAAAGAGGTGAAGTTATCATCATGGCAGCTTTAACAGAGGCTCAATTGCGTATTTGTGCTCATGCTTGCATTACCCGCTATGATCGGGGAGAGGGCGATGTAGCTACGATCATTGGAAGCTATGTTTTGGATGAACAACAGCGTGACGAGGTCATGGAGATTATTATATCCAAACGTTCTGATCTGGTTCCGGGTAACGTAGAAGATTCGTCATCTGTGGAGATTTCCAATACACAACCAGAAACGGTTAAATGGTATAGCTCTATTTTCCGCAAGAAAACAGTGTAGCGAACAGAACAAAAAAACAGTCTGAACCCAAAGGGGGGACGAGCATGTGTCAAAGAATGAATCCGACCCTGGCTGATCGTTCCAAGCTGAAAATGAATAGACGGAGCAAGCAGCATAAAAGGATTCAATTTGGTCAGGCGACGGAGCTGAGGAAGGTGATCGTCAGTGGGTAGTGATGGAATAAGCGTAAGCTCCAAAGAGACAGGTTCTTTCGGGAGGAGCGGCTCAGATATACCAGACAGTAATCAACTCGGCATCCAGAGTGTGATGAAGGATATCAAAAGTCAAATGTGCAGTGTGCGAGGACAGGAGCTATTCTCCTATTTGCCTGCTTATTACGAAATTTCCCGTGTAATGCACGCTGATATGGACGCAAAGGGTAGTGAATTGGATGCTCTATATCTCGCGTTGGATGATACATTAGCCCAGTTTTTCGTTCGTACCGCCACCTGGGCGCTGGAACGTTGGGAGATGGAGCTAGGCATCCCTATTCATTTGGACAAGCCACTAGAGCAGCGACGTTCGGTAGTAGAATCCAAGCTGCGCGGGAGTGGCAAATTTTCCGGGGATTTAGTACGAGGTATTATGAATTCGTTTGGTGCCGATGGAGAAGTTGATTTTTTCCCGACGGCATACAAGCTTGGCATAAGTTTTGAAAATAAAGCCCCAGATAATATGGCTGATTTCAGAAAGATCATAGAGGATGTTAAGCCTGCTCATCTTGCTTTTTATATAAATAATAAAACGAGGCTTACATTCCTTCATGATCATGAGATGGATCCACGTCTCAGATTACGCTCGCGAGTTCGTTTTTTTGGTGGACGCCCCTGGTATCTGGATGGTGTTGAGTTATTAAACGGAGGGGCTTCCTTGTCCGGGTGGACTGGGGAACGTCTGCGGTATTTGAACCGCACGAAGCTATCTTTTTTGCATCGTGTAGACAATCATCAGGAAGGCAACGTAAAGATCAGGAATCATTACTGGAAATTTGACGGTAGCATGAGGCTCGATGGTACCCGGCTTTTAAGCTCAACTGAGACGGTTATTTCAATGTAGATCACTTATAAATTATGTGGCTCATTGGCAAGAGGGTGAAAACTTGCAACATAGTTGCCCCATTATAAATGGATTAGACAAGGGTAAACGTTAATTTTTATGAGTGAAAGGGTGATAGTCATGGCAGAACAAGTTTTAACAGTTACGACCGCTTATGCAAGGGAACAAATGGCACGTGCCCGCGCTGAAGGTAGTTCGCTAACTAAAGTGGTGAAGATGGCATTTGGTAGCGGAGGTGTGGATCAAGCAGGTAAACCCCTCCCTTTGGACGGAACGGAACAGTTATTGAAAAAAGAACTAATCCAAAAGGATATTACCAGCTTTGAATTTATTTCACCTGCGACCATCCGCTATACCTGCTCACTGGCAGAAGCTGAATTGGCTGGTGAAACGATTAATGAGCTTGCCTTGGTGGATTCGGCTGGTAAGCTGACGGCTGTTCGTACGATGAGCAATAAGACCAAGGACAGCGATATGGAGTTTATTTTTGAAATTGATGATATTTATTAAGGAGGATGAGTCTTATGGCAATAAAACAACCACGTAGATTTGTGACAACGGATCAGGGACATGCGGATGTCCTGAATGTACCAATTGATACGCTTTATGCAAACGACCAGGAACTGGCTGCACAGGTGGAAAGCATCAAAAAGGACCCAGCCGGGAATGGTGTTGCTTCCAAAGAAGCACTGGATAACCATGCTGCAAATACAGACCTTCACGTCACAGCCGCCAAACAAGCGACATGGAATGTAGCAGAAGGCAACGCCAAACAGTATACACGGGATTATGCAGCTACCAAAGCACATACACATCCAGCGTCCGACTTGCCCTCTGCATCCACACAGGCGAGAGGGATTGTGCAGCTTAATACATCCACAGGGAGCACAGCCACGGATCAGGCAGCTACGCCGAGTGCGGTAAAGGCAGCTAATGATCGAGCAAATGAGGCATATAGCCGGGCAGACCAGGCTTTTACGCAAGCCAGTGATCTTAAATCAAAGGTTGCTAACGCTATCACTGGCAAAGGCGGCAGCGCCAACTCTGGTATGACCGGAGATCAGTTAGCAGCATCGATTCTAAATTTACCTACAAAGAAATATGCAACTGGTTATCTTAACGTAGATAGAGCGGTCGTTCGTGTGGGGGAATCATATATCATTACCTTACCAATAGATTTTAACCCCAGTGCTGTTTTTGTAACTTTGGATGCTTTACAAGACTATTCAGGTGGAGGTTCAGTATTTGCAGTAATTAGGAATACAGGAAAAGATGGAATCGGGGTGCAGGGGTCAAACGGTAAGGTGGATATATCATTATCTGGAAAACAGGTTACGTTCAAACCTACATCAACGACTACCAGTCCTGTAGTTTCATATTTTCGGTTTAGTCTATATCAGTGGTGGGCTTATGAGTGAAGAAGAATAATTGGAAAATTGATTGAATCAACAGGAACTTCGGACGTTAAGGGAGAGGCATACACATCTGAAATTTAGGATAGTAAACCGTGGCTTAGCTTTACTCCCTCCCTTCAGCAGCCTAAAAGACATACCATAAGGTATTCTAAACTTAGAAAAAAAGGTATCGAAATTAAATCTATATAAAGAATATTAAAACAAAGAATATTAAATGATATACCATATAACAAATATAAAATTATAGAGATAAAAGTAAACAAGCACGTTTTCACAACGGAGTGTGTCTTTTTGTGCCCTTGATTACCTCAAGGGGACATTCATTTTACACCTTGATTCAAAAGGGGGAACAAGCATGCATGAAAAGGTCGATCAGATTTGGCTGGGGTTTTCCACGGGGACCTTGATCGGTTATTTTTTCGGGGGGTGGACGACGATGTTGACGTTGTTGTTATGGATGGTTATTATCGACTTTTTCACAGGCTGGGCGGCGGCCTGGATTAATGGAGCATTGAAAAGCCGAGAGGGCTATTACGGTATTTTTCGCAAGGTTACGGTGTTTTTGATGATTACGGTAGCTCATCTGATCGACGGTATTTTGGGGGATGCACATTATTTCCGGGATGCCGTCGTTTTCTTTTATTTGGCGAACGAGCTATTGTCGATTATTGAAAATGTGGGCCGAATGGGAGTGCCGATGCCGGATATTTTGCGAAATGCGGTAGCCATTTTTGAATCCAAGTCGAATGGGGAAAAGAAAAAGCAAGCAGACCCCTCCGACAAAGGAAATAAATCTTCATAAGATGAGCAGAATGCACCTTTGCCCCATTTTCAGCACCAAGTTGGAAAAGCCCGGACCACGTCAATGGTCCAAGCATAGTAATAACAGTAACATCATCGGTTACAACATTATGAAATGACAAGGAGGGATCGACTTATGCAAAATCGCAGTCCTAACGCTGCCGAGGGCATTGACGTGTCCCGATACCAGGGAAATATTGATTGGAAACGTGTACGAACCGATGGCAAATCGTTTGCTTTTATGAAAGCGAGTCAGGGAGAGCGTTACGTCGATCCGACATTTATCACCAACGCGAAAGGGGCCAAGGCAGCAGGAGTATTGCTGGGAGCTTACCACTTTGTAGATGCAACCAGCGTTGACGCGGCCAAAGCGGAGGCCAGACATTTTGCCGAGGTGCTGGATCGGGTTGGAGGTGCAAAAGCGCTGGACTTCCCAGCGGTCATGGATTATGAGAATAATCCGGGAGGACTTAGCTCTGCCGCGATCCATGACGTAGCCATGGCATTTTTGACGGAATTTGAAAGGGTAAGTGGTCGCAAGCCGATGGTATATACGGGAAACGCTTTTGCGACCCATTTTAAAGCGCCGCTGGGAGCCTATAAGCTGTGGATCGCGCGTTACAGCACACAAGTGCCCAACGATACCACAGCATGGAAGCAATGGGATTTCTGGCAATACAGCGACAGCGGGCGGGTGGATGGGATTCAAGGGCCCGTTGACCTGAATGTATACGCCGGAACAGAGGCAGAGCTGCGCCAGGCTTTTGCAGGAGAAGAGGGGGATGAGCCGATGACGGCAGAGGAAAAAGCAGCATTTAAAGCCTTGCAGCAGCAGGTAGCCGCACTTGAAAACAGCAAGGATGTGCTCAAACAGACATTGAACGAACAGACCGCTTATATTAAAAAAGTGGATCAGCAAGTAGCTGACCTGGAGGCGCGTCAGGCTATGCCAGTGCCAGCTTGGGCCAAGGAAGCCGTAGCCGCAGTTGTTGCTTTTAATCCGTCGAGTCCGATTGTGGATGCCAAGCAGCCGAGCAGCTATGATTTTTATCGCCTGCTTGTCGTCTTGAACCGTCTGGGTGTGTTTAAGAAATCGTCGTAAGACGAACTGAACATTGACATGGTATGTATTAGCTACAGAACTGTAGGGAAAAAGTTTGAGTGAATAAGTAGAGCTAGGTGGGGAGATCGTATCTTGCCAAGAGGACGCGAGCAGCTGTTATAGCCGCGTTCTTTTTTATATATTTGTAGATATTTCCCTGTGATATTAACTAACATCGCTCTCCGAAAACGCTGGGAAATTTTAAAAAAATCTATGAAAACGCTCTTGTCTACCATCTCATTTTATAGTAAAGTAACCAGTAATCACTCTCCATTGATGTAATCACTTGTATATATTGTGAGTATATATGACATTTTTTACTATGATTCAACAAAAGCTGAATGCTTGGAGACTGTAATCTTCCTCATAACCTCACAGATCATCTCATCGGGTACGAAACTTTAGGCATACAGCACGGAGGCCGATTGAATTGAACCACAGGTGTTGATATCTACTTCTACATATAAAATTACCTTTCACACCTCCTACTTGAGCATTTTGCAACAATCCCAAGAGCGATTTCAAATCAGCTTGATTCCATTAGACTTACTCGAAATAATGCACATACCACCCGGAAGCAGTTTTTTCTGCTGAATATAAAGGGGTTATTCGGTTTAGCCGTTCAGCCCCATCATTCGCTTATACCTTACGATGTGTGATAGCTATTTGCT from Paenibacillus sp. FSL R10-2782 includes the following:
- a CDS encoding putative phage tail protein, producing the protein MKDIKSQMCSVRGQELFSYLPAYYEISRVMHADMDAKGSELDALYLALDDTLAQFFVRTATWALERWEMELGIPIHLDKPLEQRRSVVESKLRGSGKFSGDLVRGIMNSFGADGEVDFFPTAYKLGISFENKAPDNMADFRKIIEDVKPAHLAFYINNKTRLTFLHDHEMDPRLRLRSRVRFFGGRPWYLDGVELLNGGASLSGWTGERLRYLNRTKLSFLHRVDNHQEGNVKIRNHYWKFDGSMRLDGTRLLSSTETVISM
- a CDS encoding phage tail protein, translated to MAEQVLTVTTAYAREQMARARAEGSSLTKVVKMAFGSGGVDQAGKPLPLDGTEQLLKKELIQKDITSFEFISPATIRYTCSLAEAELAGETINELALVDSAGKLTAVRTMSNKTKDSDMEFIFEIDDIY
- a CDS encoding phage tail protein; the encoded protein is MAIKQPRRFVTTDQGHADVLNVPIDTLYANDQELAAQVESIKKDPAGNGVASKEALDNHAANTDLHVTAAKQATWNVAEGNAKQYTRDYAATKAHTHPASDLPSASTQARGIVQLNTSTGSTATDQAATPSAVKAANDRANEAYSRADQAFTQASDLKSKVANAITGKGGSANSGMTGDQLAASILNLPTKKYATGYLNVDRAVVRVGESYIITLPIDFNPSAVFVTLDALQDYSGGGSVFAVIRNTGKDGIGVQGSNGKVDISLSGKQVTFKPTSTTTSPVVSYFRFSLYQWWAYE
- a CDS encoding phage holin family protein; this translates as MHEKVDQIWLGFSTGTLIGYFFGGWTTMLTLLLWMVIIDFFTGWAAAWINGALKSREGYYGIFRKVTVFLMITVAHLIDGILGDAHYFRDAVVFFYLANELLSIIENVGRMGVPMPDILRNAVAIFESKSNGEKKKQADPSDKGNKSS
- a CDS encoding glycoside hydrolase family 25 protein — its product is MQNRSPNAAEGIDVSRYQGNIDWKRVRTDGKSFAFMKASQGERYVDPTFITNAKGAKAAGVLLGAYHFVDATSVDAAKAEARHFAEVLDRVGGAKALDFPAVMDYENNPGGLSSAAIHDVAMAFLTEFERVSGRKPMVYTGNAFATHFKAPLGAYKLWIARYSTQVPNDTTAWKQWDFWQYSDSGRVDGIQGPVDLNVYAGTEAELRQAFAGEEGDEPMTAEEKAAFKALQQQVAALENSKDVLKQTLNEQTAYIKKVDQQVADLEARQAMPVPAWAKEAVAAVVAFNPSSPIVDAKQPSSYDFYRLLVVLNRLGVFKKSS